The following coding sequences lie in one Methylosinus sp. PW1 genomic window:
- the trpB gene encoding tryptophan synthase subunit beta produces MNDQTPNSFRNGPDENGRFGLFGGRFVAETLMPLILDLERAYGEAKADPSFQAELDSLLKHYVGRPSPLYYAERMTEYLRGLTAAVGGEGGAKIYFKRDELNHTGAHKINNVLGQILLARRMGKKRIIAETGAGQHGVATATACARFGLDCVVYMGAVDVERQKPNVFRMKMLGAEVRPVQSGARTLKDAMNEALRDWVTNVADTFYCIGTAAGPHPYPAMVRDFQSVIGNEAKEQMLEAEGRLPDSLVACIGGGSNAIGLFHPFLDDASVEIYGVEAAGHGLDVENGHAASLAGGRPGVLHGNRTYLLMDDDGQILEGHSISAGLDYPGIGPEHSWLRDIGRVTYLSATDKEALAAFQLCSKLEGIIPALEPSHALAKVMELAPQKPQDHLMVMNLCGRGDKDIFAVAEHLGGM; encoded by the coding sequence ATGAACGACCAGACCCCAAATTCCTTCCGCAACGGCCCGGACGAGAATGGCCGCTTCGGCCTGTTCGGCGGACGCTTCGTCGCCGAGACCTTGATGCCGCTCATTCTCGACCTCGAGCGCGCCTATGGCGAGGCCAAGGCCGACCCCTCCTTCCAGGCCGAGCTGGACAGTCTGCTGAAGCACTATGTCGGCCGGCCGAGCCCGCTCTATTACGCCGAGCGCATGACCGAATATTTGCGCGGCCTCACGGCGGCGGTCGGCGGCGAGGGCGGCGCCAAAATCTATTTCAAGCGCGACGAGCTGAACCATACCGGCGCGCATAAGATCAACAATGTGCTCGGCCAGATTCTGCTCGCCCGCCGCATGGGCAAGAAGCGCATCATCGCCGAGACGGGCGCCGGCCAGCACGGCGTCGCCACCGCCACCGCCTGCGCGCGCTTCGGGCTCGATTGCGTCGTCTATATGGGCGCCGTCGATGTCGAGCGGCAAAAGCCCAATGTCTTCCGCATGAAGATGCTGGGCGCGGAAGTGCGCCCGGTGCAGTCCGGCGCGCGCACGCTGAAAGACGCGATGAACGAGGCGCTGCGCGATTGGGTGACCAATGTCGCCGACACTTTCTATTGCATCGGCACCGCCGCCGGCCCGCATCCCTACCCCGCCATGGTGCGCGATTTCCAATCGGTGATCGGCAATGAGGCGAAGGAGCAAATGCTCGAGGCGGAAGGCCGGCTTCCCGATTCGCTGGTCGCCTGCATCGGCGGCGGCTCCAACGCCATCGGCCTGTTCCATCCCTTCCTCGACGACGCTTCGGTCGAGATTTACGGCGTGGAAGCCGCCGGCCATGGCCTGGACGTCGAGAACGGCCACGCCGCCTCGCTGGCGGGCGGACGGCCCGGCGTGCTGCATGGCAACCGCACCTATCTGCTGATGGACGACGACGGCCAGATTCTCGAAGGCCATTCGATCTCCGCCGGCCTCGATTATCCCGGCATCGGCCCGGAGCATTCCTGGCTGCGCGACATCGGCCGCGTGACCTATCTCTCGGCCACCGACAAGGAGGCGCTCGCCGCCTTCCAGCTCTGCTCCAAGCTCGAGGGCATCATCCCGGCGCTGGAGCCCTCGCACGCGCTGGCCAAGGTGATGGAGCTGGCGCCGCAGAAGCCGCAGGATCATCTGATGGTGATGAATCTGTGCGGACGCGGCGACAAGGATATTTTCGCCGTCGCGGAGCATTTGGGCGGGATGTGA
- a CDS encoding dihydrodipicolinate synthase family protein — MTNATRTNVIRGIVAYPVTPFSADGGIDDGAFRRVTENLLRSQPAAVAFLGSAGESAYLTDAEWRHGARLGVETVAGRVPVIVGIAELTTAAAVAKARYAREIGADMLMVIPVSYWKLTEAEIFDHYAAIAAATDLPIMAYNNPGTSGVDMSPEFLVRLVRELDTVRFIKESSGDLNRMHAIHKLSDGAIPFYNGANHMALEAVAAGAAGWCTAAPNLLDDRPSRLFDLVQAGDIVRARALFYDILPVLRFIVVGGLPTTVKAGLALRGLPAGAPRPPLKPLVEADRKKLADFLAALRVEPAAA; from the coding sequence ATGACCAATGCGACTCGGACCAATGTGATTCGCGGCATCGTCGCCTATCCCGTCACGCCCTTTTCCGCCGATGGCGGGATCGACGACGGCGCTTTCCGCCGCGTGACGGAAAATCTGCTGCGCTCGCAGCCGGCGGCCGTCGCCTTCCTCGGCAGCGCCGGGGAGAGCGCCTATCTGACCGACGCGGAATGGCGCCATGGCGCCCGCCTCGGCGTCGAGACGGTGGCCGGCCGCGTTCCGGTGATTGTCGGAATCGCCGAGCTGACGACGGCCGCCGCCGTCGCCAAGGCGCGCTACGCCCGCGAGATCGGCGCCGATATGCTGATGGTCATTCCCGTGTCCTATTGGAAGCTGACCGAGGCCGAGATCTTCGATCATTACGCCGCCATAGCGGCGGCGACCGATCTGCCGATCATGGCCTATAATAATCCGGGAACCAGCGGCGTGGACATGTCGCCCGAGTTTCTGGTGCGGCTCGTGCGTGAGCTCGACACGGTGCGCTTCATCAAGGAGAGCAGCGGCGATCTCAATCGCATGCACGCGATCCACAAGCTGTCGGACGGCGCGATCCCCTTCTACAACGGCGCCAACCATATGGCGTTGGAGGCGGTCGCCGCCGGCGCCGCCGGCTGGTGCACCGCCGCACCCAATCTGCTCGACGATCGTCCGTCGCGGCTGTTCGATCTGGTGCAGGCGGGCGACATCGTGCGCGCGCGGGCGCTGTTCTACGACATTCTTCCGGTGCTGCGATTCATCGTGGTGGGCGGCCTGCCGACCACGGTGAAGGCCGGGCTCGCCCTGCGCGGATTGCCGGCCGGCGCGCCGCGGCCGCCGCTGAAGCCCCTCGTCGAGGCCGATCGCAAGAAGCTCGCCGATTTCCTCGCCGCGCTGCGCGTCGAGCCGGCGGCGGCGTGA
- a CDS encoding phosphoribosylanthranilate isomerase has product MPCVIVKICGLSTAPTLEATIAAGADMAGFVFFEKSPRHITLETARELGRVAQGRIRKVALTVDADDSTLDVIVATLAPDLLQLHGRETRERVAAVKARFGLPVIKAIGVAGAADVARAAAFREAADILLFDAKPAPNAAVPGGAGMVFDWELMRGYGGGDWMLSGGLDPANVAEALRLTGAPAVDVSSGVERERGVKDEAKIAVFVAAARAEIG; this is encoded by the coding sequence TTGCCCTGCGTGATCGTCAAAATCTGCGGCTTGTCCACCGCGCCGACGCTCGAGGCCACGATCGCCGCCGGCGCCGATATGGCCGGCTTCGTCTTCTTCGAGAAAAGCCCGCGCCACATCACGCTCGAGACGGCGCGAGAACTCGGGCGGGTCGCGCAGGGACGCATCCGCAAAGTGGCGCTCACCGTCGACGCCGACGATTCCACGCTCGACGTGATCGTGGCCACTCTCGCGCCGGACCTCCTGCAATTGCACGGCCGGGAGACGCGAGAGCGCGTCGCCGCCGTGAAGGCGCGTTTCGGCCTGCCTGTCATCAAGGCGATCGGCGTCGCCGGCGCCGCGGATGTCGCGCGCGCTGCCGCATTTCGGGAGGCCGCCGACATTCTCCTCTTCGACGCCAAGCCCGCGCCGAACGCCGCTGTCCCCGGCGGGGCCGGGATGGTCTTCGACTGGGAGCTGATGCGCGGCTATGGCGGCGGCGACTGGATGCTCTCCGGCGGCCTCGACCCCGCCAATGTGGCGGAGGCGCTGCGGCTCACCGGCGCGCCGGCGGTGGATGTTTCGTCCGGGGTGGAGCGCGAGCGCGGCGTGAAGGACGAGGCGAAGATCGCGGTCTTCGTCGCGGCGGCGCGGGCAGAGATAGGGTAG
- the hpnH gene encoding adenosyl-hopene transferase HpnH, with protein MSIPLRYIMSIGGYILRQHLAGRKRYPLVLMLEPLFRCNLACAGCGKIDYPDHILDKRLSAEDCLASVDECGAPVVVIAGGEPLLHKELPQIVQGIMARKKFAIVCTNALLLAKKIDQYKPSPYFTWSIHLDGDEEMHDRAVSQTGVYKRAVEAIKLAKSKGFRVTINSTFFQDADPARVADFFDEVKRIGIDGMTVSPGYAYERAPNQAHFLNRARTKELFRGILKRGRGGRDWAFVQSGLFLDFLAGNQTYHCTPWGNPARTVFGWQRPCYLLGEGYVPTFKQLMDETDWDSYGVGNYEKCADCMVHCGFEATAVKDAVARPWKAALVALRGVKTEGDFAPDISLEKQRPAQYVFDKNVATLSELREAEAKERAEKTPTAA; from the coding sequence TTGTCCATTCCGCTTCGCTACATCATGTCGATCGGGGGCTATATCCTCCGCCAGCATCTCGCCGGCCGGAAGCGCTATCCGCTGGTGCTGATGCTCGAGCCGCTGTTTCGCTGCAATCTCGCCTGCGCCGGCTGCGGCAAGATCGACTACCCGGACCATATTCTCGATAAGCGCCTCTCGGCGGAGGACTGCCTCGCCTCGGTGGACGAATGCGGCGCGCCGGTCGTCGTCATCGCGGGCGGCGAGCCGCTGCTGCACAAGGAGCTGCCGCAGATCGTGCAGGGCATAATGGCGCGCAAGAAATTCGCCATCGTCTGCACCAATGCGCTGCTGCTCGCGAAAAAGATCGACCAATACAAGCCGAGCCCTTATTTCACCTGGTCGATCCATCTCGACGGCGACGAGGAGATGCATGATCGCGCGGTGAGCCAGACCGGCGTCTACAAGCGCGCCGTGGAGGCGATCAAGCTGGCGAAGTCCAAGGGCTTCCGCGTCACCATCAACAGCACCTTCTTCCAGGACGCCGATCCGGCCCGCGTCGCCGATTTCTTCGACGAGGTGAAGCGCATCGGCATCGACGGCATGACGGTGTCGCCGGGCTACGCCTATGAGCGCGCGCCCAATCAGGCGCATTTTCTCAATCGCGCGCGCACCAAGGAGCTGTTCCGCGGCATTCTGAAGCGCGGACGCGGCGGACGCGACTGGGCCTTCGTGCAGTCGGGGCTGTTCCTCGACTTTCTGGCCGGCAATCAGACCTATCATTGCACGCCCTGGGGCAATCCGGCGCGCACCGTCTTCGGCTGGCAGCGTCCCTGCTATCTTTTGGGCGAGGGCTATGTCCCGACCTTCAAGCAGCTGATGGACGAGACCGATTGGGATTCCTATGGCGTCGGCAATTACGAGAAATGCGCCGATTGCATGGTCCATTGCGGCTTCGAGGCCACGGCGGTGAAGGACGCCGTCGCGCGTCCGTGGAAGGCGGCGCTGGTCGCTCTGCGCGGCGTGAAGACGGAAGGCGATTTCGCGCCCGACATCTCGCTCGAGAAGCAGCGGCCGGCGCAATATGTCTTCGACAAGAATGTCGCGACTCTGTCAGAGCTCCGAGAGGCCGAGGCTAAGGAGCGGGCCGAGAAGACGCCCACAGCGGCCTAA
- a CDS encoding DUF433 domain-containing protein, translated as MVALRKPPAIPAEVVSDPSVMSGEPVVRGTRVPAETLVAYLRAGRTSAEIFEDYPTLPIDGVEAVIRWAEQTLGADWRTLPPSVGPVP; from the coding sequence ATGGTAGCGCTCCGAAAGCCGCCGGCAATTCCCGCCGAAGTCGTTTCCGATCCGTCGGTGATGAGCGGCGAGCCGGTTGTGCGCGGCACGAGGGTCCCCGCGGAGACGCTCGTCGCCTATCTCCGCGCCGGCCGGACGTCTGCCGAGATTTTCGAGGACTATCCGACCCTGCCGATCGATGGCGTCGAGGCGGTGATTCGCTGGGCCGAGCAGACCCTCGGCGCGGATTGGCGGACGCTGCCGCCCTCGGTCGGTCCTGTTCCTTGA
- a CDS encoding DUF5615 family PIN-like protein yields the protein MTDKLFIDECLSAALVAVAKSRGVLAEYGPYIGKGGWQDWNIVPFALENDFVIVTNNRRHFLKEFLDLDLHNGLIVIVPNVDRADQIRLFEIALDVVLELGDGLVNKVVEVLRDGSVHVSEWSAEKHDIGHIANPKWR from the coding sequence TTGACCGATAAATTATTCATCGACGAATGTCTGAGCGCCGCGCTCGTCGCCGTGGCGAAGAGTCGGGGCGTGCTCGCGGAATATGGTCCCTATATCGGCAAGGGCGGCTGGCAGGATTGGAATATCGTGCCTTTCGCGCTCGAGAACGACTTCGTCATTGTCACCAATAACAGACGCCATTTTCTGAAGGAATTTCTCGATTTGGACCTGCACAACGGCTTGATCGTCATCGTGCCGAATGTCGACCGCGCCGACCAGATTCGCCTTTTCGAGATCGCGCTCGATGTCGTGCTCGAGCTCGGCGACGGTCTGGTGAACAAGGTCGTCGAGGTTCTCCGCGACGGTAGCGTCCATGTCAGCGAATGGTCCGCTGAAAAACACGACATCGGCCATATCGCTAATCCGAAATGGCGGTGA